The window tgcTTTATTGAGATATACTGAAGCTGCTTATGTAGTTGTGAGTACCAGAAAGTAGCTACCAACAGAACAAGCTTAGATTATCTTCATATTGATGGTTTTTCATTCTGATGTCAGCCTTTATATAGTAGTTGTGATTCATATATTCCATGTCATTATTGTATATTTGGATTCAATAAATAAGTTTTCCATGGATTGGGTGGACTAATACtgttttttaaattcttttaagtttatcataaaatCTTTaggttttgtttatttattaaatttcttttttattctCTTTCTACTCTTTATATAAGTTATTTTGTGACACTAGGGTTGAATAATTGTTCTCGCCACATCCTAGGTTTCTAATGTTACAACTGATGTCtcattcaaaatttgaaagacAAATGGATGGAGTCTGACATCATTCAAGCATTCCATGAATCAAACTTTTAAATATCTGTGATTATACTTGGACTGTAACTGTCCTGCATGCAGTATTTAGCAAGACCTGATTCTCTGTAATTTGTTTTGCAGGCAGAGATAAATTACTACTCCCAGAATAAGGATGCATACAAGAACCTGATACACCGCTATTAAGATGAAGAcgtttttccacttttcaagtACTCTGGAAATTGACCTGACTTTAGCTTTTTTCCTAGTTTTTTTCTAATGTCTGTATTATGGCAAGGGTGTGGTGGCTTTTCAGAGCTTTAAAATAATTGTCAGGATACAAACAAGTTGGTATACTGGTATTCTCTAAGATTAAAAACCAAAGTCATTTGATATTTGACATTCTCTGTTAGAGACAGACTTCTAATCATAATGCAAGTTTCATTTCTTCAGTTTATCTATAtgttcatattttaaattttttcatacGGCTGAGAcggatatcaaaaataaaagcaAGAAAGAAGAACAATTacaggatttataatattttgtaaacaGCTCAAGTTacatttaagaaaatataaacaagGCCACGGGGTATGAAAGTTAAATAACGTACATGAAGGTACTAACTCCAGAAAGTAGTCTTCTTTGAGCTACAAGGGCCTACGACTAATATACAGATAGAACGAAAGCCACAAAGAAAGCCAGAGATGTCGTATATTCACGTCCGATAGAGGACACAAATTTTGCATTTGCTCCACTTGCTTTCGAATCAGCATCCGGGGCGGCATCAGCTTCTGCATCGCCATCTTGGCTGGAATCACTATCTGCAGCTGCAGGCGGCGATTCACTGTCTAAGCTTGCAGTCTTGGCTTTGCCTGGAGTGCTTTGAGTTTTAGCATCTTCGACTGATGCTGCTGCATTaaccaaaacaaataaaaattgtcaATGTTATGTATCGTATAAAGGGCATGCAGAACTGTCTTTAATgaaaaagtggtctccatagaactcaACCTGGCGATGATTAATACTAATATAAGAAGTTACCTGGGCCGGTCGCGTTGCAGACAGCAATGTCAAAGGTTTCGTTACAAGCCTTGGGAAGTTTCATGATATCGTCCATGGAAACATTAAGAGATCCCCTGACAAGGGGATTGTTAAAGGTATCACAAATGCATTTGGTATCGTTGGTGATGAGTTGCTTGAGGGGGATGCAGCAATTGGCCGGAGGCGGCGCGGGCCCCGGCACCAGAAAGGGTTGGCATGGAAGGAGTTTCTCCATGCACGAAACGCTTGAACCACCCATCATGCCACCAAGATAATCACCCAGATCTGCGTCAAATGAGGAGGATGATACACACAATGTAACACATGAAGACATCAGGATACAAAGCACTAGAACCAACTTTGTGTTTTCCATCATGCACTATTTGTATGTATTATGATCTCAATATCGCAGAacatgcaaaaataatttattcaagaGGAGGATATCAAAACACAATTTATTTTTGTGCTTGGTATAGAGAAGGATGAATGGAGGCTGATGAATACATAGCAAACTCATTTGCTATAATTAGTCGCCAACTTATTTTGCTTTAATGTCAGCCCtcactatttttaaatttttttcgaCAACAAATAGCCTGGATTTTGTAATTTACTTCGCATAACGGCGCCCCTCATACTACTATTAATGTATATATTCATGGAAGGTGCATCTTGAAATCAATTTGAATTGTAATCCGGGAAGTTTGGAGCTTTTTCAAGAACTTGAATCTAACCATTATAAACCACCCCTTATTTGTATGttcagctttcaccaactttgaTTTTCACCAActtttaaatttcttaaaatctatACTCATTTCAGGTAGCTTAATAAATAGCTTTGATAATGATAACCTTTTCATTTTAGCTTTATCAAGATTAAAATTATGACTTATGATTTAACGATGTGATaaattgagaatttgaaatatttatttgtataattttgacttattaattatttatgaattattaaaaatataataataaaaatgaaagtgatttatgaaaaatttatgacttatgactaatttttatcaaaaaaaattaaatcaattaaaaaaatattgggaaatctacaaaactacctaccttttcttttattgttttcaaaaatactaccttccagaattatttttaaaaataccttttcataaaaaaaaaattcaaaaatactgtttgtaacttttgcaacctcatttgcaactacaggcggcgctagccgtgttgcaacctcttttgcaacttcatatgcagctgaattcctgatttcaagttccagttttcaaatgtcattttcgacctcattttcagaatcgatatatatatcgattccgaaaatgaggtcgaaaatgacatttgaaaactggaacttgaaattaggatttgtaattgcatatatggttgtatatggttgtattcagttgcatatggttgcattcagttgattctattgtaatctaatggccccgccaggggcacaccatacatctgttgttacttacagttttcagttgcatttagttgcaactgaggttgcaaaagttgcaactgcagttgcaacctcatttgcaacttttgcaacctcatttacaactatatatagttttcagttgcatttagttgcaactggggttgcaaatgaagttgcaactgcagttgcaaaagttgcaactgcagtttgcaactgcagttgcaacttcatttgcaacctcatttgcaacttatgcaacttacagttttcagctGAACTagttgcagttgcaacagttgcaactttctatttttatttgcaacttttgcaacctcatttgcaacttttacaaactcatttgcaacttttgcaacctcatttgcaacttttacggctgcgccgcccaaggttgcaaatgaggttgcaaaagttgcaaatcgtatttttgaaaaaaaaattttatgaaaaggtgtttttaaaaacaatgaaaaagatggtagtatttttaaaaaaataattttacagatgggtatttttaaaagatcccaaaaatatttcaaactAACTTTTCAGAAAgacttatttctgattttaaattaatcCGTGACTTATTTATATAAAGTTTTTAGTTTAAAACGAGAAACAATACTAAATCCATGATAAACACGCTCAATATGTATAGCTTAGTCCCAGTTTGTTTTTCCTTAAGTTAACTTATATATATTGGTTTAAATGATTTTAGTTAATTTTGGATCAACCAGCTTagataattttagttattattggttattaattttttttgaaaaagtaaTTAATCGAGTATTATATTTGTCAATTTGTCTATTCTATATGTGAATTGTTTATATTAAACATTCTGTTATATTACTAATATAATTAGTaagttttcattatttttaagttattaGTTAATTTTTAGTTATTCGTCAgggatatatatacacaataaactaaatacaaaccatgcgattaagtagaatggGAGAAGTTTTGGTATCGGGAATGAACCCCGGGATGGGGCTAGACGAGGTCTAAGTGGGGTCTAGTAGGGTCGGGGCGAGGTCTAGTGGGACCATGATGGGACCAAGTTTGGCTCTTAAAATTATTTGGAGCCTGTTCAGGGTTTGTGCGGAGCCTTAGCAAGGCCTTATTGGGCtcggggtggattgagtggcCGCGAGGATGGCCCCTAgctaggtgggtgatgacatatagggggcaTGTGATGTCATGTAGGTATAGTTTCTGTTGGTTTGTactttgtattttagtttttgttttagtagtttgtattcGAGCAATTGCCAATACACACATTAGTGATCTAATACAACCAactcttaaataaaaattaaaaatcaatacgATTctagtgatattttttttttttagaatttaatgatattctctttagaatttagttATTTGCGTTGTAGAAATTGGTAAAAATCTGCGGATCTATTTTTGTTGTCGATtcaggtggtggtggtggaagGGTGATGGATATGGAAGAAGTTTTTGGCTTTGTTCTACCGTTTCTGACAAAAAGACAGAATCGAGCTATACCTTTACAATTACCTGGGGAGATGGTGGATGTGAGGATGACGGAGTCATTGAAGTGAGGATTGAGATGGGGACGGTGGTTGAGGTGAGAGTGGATTTAGTGGTGATAGATATAATTGAGGTGGACATGGACATAATGGTTATGAAGGAGACGGAcggcatggaggtggagatAATGATGACGGAGGTGACGATGGAGATGGGGTCAAAGAAGATGGAGTTGGAGATGGCATTCTTAGAGAAATTAGTggtatttgtttaaaaaattagtgatatttcaactaagttttagtttgtagaataaaagtgatttttagtaaaataaaattagtgtcGCGTTTATCACTTAACAATTATTAAtagtttatattaatttatgtattattaaattttaggaAAACTAAACTTTCATTTAACAAACTCCTCTTTTTAATTAGATATTATATTCGATACTATCTATTATTGGAAGAAAATagtttggcaaaaaaaatattattgacttACTATTTTGTTAGTTgtattatgttgaatatatttgattactatatttaatttataattcttaTAATTTGTTAGTCgtgtttgattttatttatatagaaagttaatttttaatttaaaataaaatattatttttagatgcCAAACTTAAAGTCCAGTCAAAGCAAGCGGGCTCATATACGTCAGATGTCAATCTGTCATGTTACTATTGTTATCACGGTCTGGGTGGAGCTTGAAGAAGTGAGCCCCCATCAGAGAATGCCATTATACGGTGGTTTTCTTTTTACAATGCAGActtatatgttttataaattaaattagtatttgttttaataatttttaaattaatatctgTTTTAATAGTTGATCATAGTTGAATCCGGATCTCTCCGgacatttttagttttttaggtTTCTGGTTTCTTTCGCTACATCGCTTACTGTTTAAATTAAGTTAGagttaattttaatcaaaagcATCGTGCGAGTgactttaaaataattatttattgtttaaagtaaaaaaaatgaagtagaaaTTAGTTACgatttataaatgattataGTGTTTGGAAAATTCATGAAACAAAAGATAAGATTCCTAGATTATAAGTACTTCTCGATTTTTTAAACAAACAATACGAATATATACTTCTAACTCATAACTACAGAAGCGGACCTTAAAAACCCCACGCAAACACCGACAAACTCTTCTCTTTCATAACTTCATTGAAGATCGGTAAACAGTAACCAGTAAATTTTTACATATGTTCCAGGTAACTTGTTTATAATATTAGCCTTTAACCCCGTGCTTTCGGTATatgatttgtaatttattagttataatttaattcttaacaccattttattagtattttagtattaataaattggattttagttaaattatattaaccaactcgttatatcttctaacggaaatttagctttcacaatttattatctatctataaatttttttctatattaatatgtgacattttattattcaatttaaatcaaatttttcatatttcatatatcttcatatgttacgtaatggctcgtgtttgtaatgaaatagaatacgtaagtgttaaatttcgagtagaatacgttataattaaaaagtagcgtctttAATTATTCTCTTTCATAACTTCATTGAAGATCGGTAAACAGTAACCAGTAAATTTTTACATATGTTCCAGGTAACTTGTTtataatactagcctttaaccccgtGCTTTCGGTATatgatttgtaatttattagttataatttaattcttaacaccattttattagtattttagtattaataaattggattttagttaaattatattaaccaactcgttatatctttctaacggaaatttagctttcacaatttattatctatctataaatttttttctatattaatatgtgacagtttattattcaatttaaatcaaatttttcatatttcatatatcttcatatgttacgtaatggctcgtgtttgtaatgaaatagaatacataagtgttaaatttcgagtagaatacgttataattaaaaagtagcgtctttaattatttatatgtattttagacaaaagatattaaaaattgtatatttataattagttatatgtttatctataagtaatttttaatattaatatatgttattaacagtagtttcatcttttttttaactaattataaattatatttaaaaagatattaatatacaaattagttttagaggagagtaccaaaccaaaattttgtacgactacaaattatacctatgttggctttttatagtactaacttatagcccgtgcaaggcacgggagctttttaattatttataaactttttaaatatatattaaatggtgtgaaaaaatttacgatccgatggataaaaataattttgtaggaaatatttattttggattaaaaaaaccaaaaacacatgaaacacagaatttgttttagattcagaaaaggaattataaacatgtaagTAGATGTCGATTTCCTtgtagaacagaatttaattttgttctaatctaacggtgcttatttgttcaatatacgatccaagataagcttttggaccataggaccatgcgaccaaattatctcccttacgcttattatacataatgccaaagtattaaattctttctaacaaattttaaattattttaagtagaatatgtgacgccaactcctattagattatatttataaatgtattttatattagaattattataatgtgatttaaatatttttctaaaaatttttatggttcgagattaaaattcataaacacaatttgttttgaattaagaagatgaatcataaacatacaataagatggtagaatttgttttggattaagaaaaagtttttgtattcgtttctcacataaatcgggcttattaattttaaaatatattagataaaaataattttgtgacggtgcgatttatatgattctacaaataaaattggtagaaaatatttattttgaattaaaaaaaatcataaacacttgaaatacagaatttgttttggattcagaaaaggtattataaacatgcaattagatatcagttgtcttatggaacagaagttaattttattctaatttaacggtgcttatttgttcaatatacgatccgatggataaaaataattttgtgacggtgcgatttatacgattctataattaaaatttgtaggaaatatttattttggattaaaaaaaccaaaaacacattaaagacagaatttgttttggattcagaaaaggaattataaacatgcaaatatatgtcagtttccttatagaacagaatttaattttgttctaatctaacggtgcttatttgttcaatatacgatccaacggacgataagtttttggaccatagtaccatgcgaccaaattatctcccttacgcttattatatataagtatataatagtatagatagtatagattgacccaaaatatcttaaaatttccACGGGACTTGGAATTTTCTCTATTTAATATTAccagattatttaatttgaaataaaaaagaataaacaTGATGGCATCGAAGCTTATTAAACGTACTAAAGGCGTCGGAATGGTGGGCTGCCGGCCCAAGCCAGCGAGATTGACATGAGAAAATTACGTGCAAGTGACGAGAGGGAGTGGGCTAGATGTCAGGTCCAGTATATACAGACAACcacaaataatgtatataattggTTATTAATTACCGACCATGCCCTCTCGCTGTCCATGCATAATCATCAGCATACGATACCATCTTGGATGGACAATAATAAATCTGGGGATATATACACTAGATTTCGCAATCAAGACAAATACTATTATCTAACCGAACTAACTACTAATTAATTACGATTATTACGTTTGTTTAATTTGCTTTAATTAAACATAGTTTTGCTATCGTTAATTTTTATACTTAGCCTGTCCACGTACATGGACCACCCACCGAATAAGCTTTCTCCACGTGCATGCTTCtaaattaatttaactaataaattatattatcattTACTGTCAAGTACTACGGATCCTTCCTTCCGATTCAATAATATGCGGCagttacattttaaaattgCTAAAGTTTAAGCCGTTAATATATTATTACCTGTGCTAATGGTCATTtgataaacaattaattaacaTACTAATAAAGTTTTGAGTTTTATATTCGAGGTTTaagtcatttttaattttaagttaaaaaatatttatttatgtaataagtcaaaaactgatataaattagaaataagtCTTAACGCTAGAAGTTGGTAGAATGTATTTTACATCAGTTTATTTTaacttaataattttttattaaaaatcttttaaacaCTAAAATAAGTAATCAtccaatttattattaattttaataactcataaattataaatattattaaattattcaagTAAATAATTCAAATCGAAAATTCATCACAATAGATTGCCGTATATCATAAGACTTACGGTAATTTTGAAACCGTCGAAAATGTGACAAATACGGTACATATAAGTGCAGGAAAAGTATGGAGTAGTCAGTAGTGCGTTAAAGTTAGTAGATGTGATAGATACAGTACATGTAGAAGTGGAGTAAAATCATTAATCCAGTTGTCATTTCTTTCATATCAGCCAAAAACGCTAAAGTAGCACTGGTACAGTAGCACCCGTTAGAGTTTGACATCAGTAAAACATTTCCTTGAAAAGAAATGTACCTCTCTTGGACACATCAAGACTCCAGGCGGGTGCCAAAAAGATGTTGGTGTGGTAATAAAGCTTTTGTACTCCTTGCGGATGGTTGAGAGTTCAGCTTCTTACGTGCTATGTGTGCGTTttaatttgtttagtttttgtTAGGAAAcggaattaaaattatatgattattctTATAGATAAGTTTTAAAtactaaacaatatcaaaagcGTCAAATATATATAcgtttataatttgatatatttttttatttaatttcattaaCAGAAATATCGGATGGGTGTTGGTCCAAAATGTCATATTTTAGCAGCAAAAGACCTCTATtgtcaatttttgaaaaaatgccCCTAACCGTCATTTCAAAATGCAACTTCATGTTGTGTTAACAAAAACACAACTTGAAGTCGTGTTTTCAGCCCAAAACGCAACTTCAAATCGTGTTTTAAACTGAAAACGCAACTTTAAATCGTGTTTTActcagaaaaatcaaaatacaaCTTCAAGTCGTGTTTTGAAGTGATAAGTCGGGCCATTTTTCCAGAAAATAACGTCTATTTGATCTAAAATAGTAACTTCCGGAACCTTTTCTCGTTTTCCGGCAACGCACGCTTTTATCCCGCAAGATAGACCACATGTCTATATGAGGATATTTCAAAAGTTTTATGATGGTTTCACTGAGACATAAATGGACCACCTCACCGCACCCATACTCCCAAAGTCCTACCCACCACTCATACGAACCCGAAAGCATAaccactttttttatttattaggtTTGGACTCGCGACTTGTTTATATTCGGTAATCTACATTCCAGATTTTCGGTCTGGGCGGCACCCCCTAATTTCCTTAACCTCACCCCCAATTATCCTCCAGCCGTTTacgatttttaaaattaaaaaaatattcacatTACAATACGGtaaaaactactccctctgtttttttttatatgacacttttgacttgTGCACGTATCTTTAAGTGGGTTGACCGGGTAgtaaaacttattatttttaactgattttttttgtaaattaaaattttgattacatatttttattcagaaaaagaaaatttcaaaaataatacttttaactacccagtcaaagcacttaaaagtgtgtgccaaaaagtcaaacgtcatctattaaaaaacagagggagtactgtaCATCATTGTCAATCACTCTCTATTGAccacatattaaatttttgcaGAGACTGCCGAATTAAATAAGGCGCGTAGAAAGGAGCCGTTAATTTAACAATTAAATATTGATCAACTACTGCGAcggattaaaataaaaatcggTGATCGATCTTGTTTGTTCGTTTCTTCAAGTTGactaacaaaaatacaaaaacaacaATTAAGCAGCTTCCTTGAGCTTTAATTAATCCTCCTGTATGCTTAATCCCtagagaagagaagagaaagcTTTTCTCTTACAAGTTTGACGTTGAAGTTGCCTTGGGATGCGTGAGTCTATTACAATCGGTCACCGTCAGAATGTGTACTTAGAATCTCTTTTCGCTGTCTAGATTTTTGATCTTGTTTTGCTTCAATCGAGGTACTTCTTGTTTCAACTTGCATATCTGTGTGCTTATTTATGTTAGTACATAAGTTGTGTGTTGAttgtttatgttgtgtttgatgATGAGAGTCCTTGTAATGACAGTTTATGGGTGTAACTGCAACTTGTAATTGTGAGTGATGCTTTGTGCTAGAATTGATCACGTATTGAAGTTTTAATCCACCTTAGCTAAAACAAACTGTAGGAGGTTTTGTAGGAAGTGCTTGTGTCTATTTTTCTGACCTTCGTGTTGACACCAGATGTCGTGGTTATCGCCTTTATGTTGTCG of the Daucus carota subsp. sativus chromosome 4, DH1 v3.0, whole genome shotgun sequence genome contains:
- the LOC108218288 gene encoding non-specific lipid transfer protein GPI-anchored 3, with amino-acid sequence MMENTKLVLVLCILMSSCVTLCVSSSSFDADLGDYLGGMMGGSSVSCMEKLLPCQPFLVPGPAPPPANCCIPLKQLITNDTKCICDTFNNPLVRGSLNVSMDDIMKLPKACNETFDIAVCNATGPAASVEDAKTQSTPGKAKTASLDSESPPAAADSDSSQDGDAEADAAPDADSKASGANAKFVSSIGREYTTSLAFFVAFVLSVY